DNA sequence from the Leptospira limi genome:
CAGCTGCAAATAACTTATTTATTATTATTAATAACATTCTAGCAGCAAATACAAATACTACAGTTGTTGTTGCAAAAATAATTCAAATTTCCTCCATTAATCAACAGTTTTCAAATCTAAATTCGCAAATACAATTATACAATAGTCTTATTGATAGTAAATATAACGCTCTACCGCCAATCATAAAAGCTAGAGTCAGGTTAGTAAATATGTTTAACCTCTTAAATGATCAAAATGATTACTCTCAAGACGGCATTCATCCAAATGCCAGCGGATATTTCAAAATGGCATGTAATTGGATGGCGGGAATAAACAATTCAAATCCTTCTGGACCATGTACTGGATTAAATTTCGAAAAATTAAAAATGCAAATGAATTCTAAAGGTTTTGATGACAATGATTATAATTCGCCAAAAGATAAAATAGAAAAACTTATAAAAGGAGAACTGTAGTTCCCCTCTCTAACTCCGAACGTCGTATAACAGCGACTTACCGCTTCGCTTCGGCACAAGGCCTCGCTCGGCCTACGGCAAATTCCCTTTCTGGCATTCGCCTTGCTTACGCAAGCTACATGCCAGTCCCTAACGTCCCGTTCCGGGACTCAGGGGCAGGGAACTTCGGTAAGTCTAGTTCGTTATGCGAAATATTTTAAAATTTTATTAGGAAACCAAAAAATGAAAAAAAATAAGAAGAATTTTCAAATTCTGTTTATATTTCTACTTCTACTTCTTTTACCATATCAAATTTTTTCAGAAGAAAACATCGAAACTAAAGAAGATAAACAAAGCCGAAAAAGACTTCATATATATTCAACTCCTTATACTTTAAATAGATACAAATACAGTTCTTTTAGAACAAGAACGGAAGATTTCGATTTAAACGTACTTTTGA
Encoded proteins:
- a CDS encoding GDSL-type esterase/lipase family protein, with the protein product MKENIKKILFAGLLVIYSNLTSLTAQSLQPILIRPFGDSITYGVGFSDWGNCYVSQINQQLCMPPALAGGGYRGWLTLLATQGLGLYFTTEGYQSGGSYYLQWITNTQTHDGYPGYRTDQLIQISTFASFSNFTLLHAGTNDILQNKSYETAANNLFIIINNILAANTNTTVVVAKIIQISSINQQFSNLNSQIQLYNSLIDSKYNALPPIIKARVRLVNMFNLLNDQNDYSQDGIHPNASGYFKMACNWMAGINNSNPSGPCTGLNFEKLKMQMNSKGFDDNDYNSPKDKIEKLIKGEL